The sequence CTGCCACTCTGTTTAAGTCGGAGTACCGCGATGCACAGGGCCAGTGGCACCACTCACGCCATGATCGCCGCTACATCACCAATATTCTGGGTGGTAAGGAGTGGATGGTAGGCAAGGCCAAGAAAAACGTGTTTGGTATCAATGGTAGATTAACCATGATGGGTGGCGATCGCTACACCCCAATTCCCGATGGTATCACTTTCGACGAGGTGATGATGCGCCCTGATAAGTCGATTCCTGAAGACGAGGGTTTGGATCCCTTTACCAAGCAAAAGGGTATGAACGTAGGTTATGCTTTCTCGATTAAGTACACCATCAACAAGAAGCATACTTCGCACCACTTCATCCTCGAATATCTGCAGATGAAGACGTTCCAGGGTCAGACGTTCGACCTGCACACCCACGAGACTGTGGATAAGTTCACCTCGCTCACATTCCCCAATATTGCCTATCGAGTAGAGTTCTGATGATGGAAAAAGGGCCCATTCGTCACATTTTTGTACAGAATATCCCTAATATTTGGCGCGTGATGTAGTTTTTTATATCTTTGCAGCGTCAAACAATCGAAATGTAGAATTTCAAATAATAAGAGAGTTATGAAACCAAGAACGATTATCGGATTAGTTTTAGTTGTAGGCGGTTTGGTTAAGCTTGCCACCATCTGGGGACTTATTCATTGGGAGTGGTTTGAAACAATGTCTGAAGGGCCATGGTGCATGTATTTCAGCATCTTTGTTATTATGTGGGTAGGTGCGCATCTGATTGTAGATAGTTATCGTCGCGACCCAGACCAGTGGTTGCAGCGCCCTCTGCCCATCGGCGAGGATGGCAAGCGCATCTGCTGTTGCGTGCATTATGGTGGCGACGAGTATATTTTCCGTGGCGAGCCGTTCCATGGTGCCCGTCTCGATGCCTTCTGTGGTGGTCTCCGTATGGACTTGCGCGAGGCTGTGATTACCGAGGACGAGGAGATTGATATCCACACCTTCTGTGGTGGTGTCGAGCTCTTTGTGCCTGCTCACGTCAATGTTTTGGTAAAGAGTCGCAGCTTTATCGGAGGTGTAGGCAACTCAACCGTGCATGTGCCTGATAAGGATGCCCCTTGCCTGCACATTGTAGCCAGCAATTTCTTTGGTGGCGTTGATGTTAAGAATTAAGAAAACCAAGTTTTGTTAATATTAAGTTAGAATTAATTTTCTAATAAAAGCAACGTCCGTCGCGATGACGCATGTTGCTTTCATGGTAAGAACAAATATCGTTTAACTAATTATAGATTACGAAGTATGAAAAAAATGTTTTTTGCTGTAGCTATGGCCCTTGTTAGTTTGGCCAGCTCGGCACAGGATCTGAAAGCAAACATGGACCCGAGTGTTAAACCTGGCGACGACTTCTGGCTGTATGCCGTTGGTGGTTGGCTCAAGGCCAATCCGCTGGATAAGCAGCATGCCGAGAACGGTGCGTTTACCGACTTGGAGGAGCTGAACAACGATCGTATTAAGGAACTGATTATGAAGTACGCCGAGAAGCAAATGCCTCAGGGAACCGACGGGCAGAAGATAGGCGCTCTCTATCGCTTATATATGGATAGCGTAAGCCGCAATAAGATGGGCTACGAGCCAATTAAGCCCTACCTCAAGCAGGTACGCGAAGTAAAGACTCGCGAGGAGTTGCTTAAGCTGATGTGCGATTTCGACGCTAAGGGATTCAATACCGCTCCATTCGGTATCGGTCTGTCACTCAATCCATTCAACTCTTCCGAGTATATGATTGGTGGCGGTCATGGCGGTGCCTCGCTGCCACAGGAGTACTATGCTAACCCTAATGAGCAACAGAAGAAGACAGTTGAAGCCAAGAAGGCCCTGTTTAAGGATTTCTTCAAGATGGTAGGCTATAGCGAAAAAGAGGCTCAGAAAAAGATGGAGGCCGAGTGGGCCATCGAGCATGCCATCGGCATAAAGACCCTGAATCAGGTTGAAAGTCGTAACCCCATGGCTACTATCCACATCATGCCTTGGCAGCAGTTGTTGAACGATTTCAAGGGTATCGACTGGGAAGGTTATCGCGATGCCTTGGGCATGCCAAAGGATATCGATCAGGTAAACATCAGCCAGTTGGAGCCTTTGCACGAGGTTGAGAAGATTATGGCCAACACCAGTCTCGACGATCTCAAGTCGTATGTCGAGCTTCAGATTATTCGCTCTTACAGCGGTTTCCTGAGCGATGCTTTCGAGGATCGTGCTTTCGAGGCTCAAAAGGCCATCAGTGGTGTACAGGAGCAGCAGCCCCGTTGGAAGCGTGCTGTGGCTACCATCAGTGGTAGTCTGGGCGAAACTATTGGTAAACTGTATGTTCAGGAGTACTTTCCCGAGAGCAGTAAGCAGCGTGTGGTACGATTGGTAAAGGATTTGCAGCAGGCCTTCGAGGATCGTTTAAACGAGAATACCTGGATGAGCGATAGCACCAAGGCCAAGGCACTTGAGAAGCTGCATGCCATGCATATTAATGTAGGCTATCCCGATAAGTGGGAGGATATGGAGAAGTTTGTGGATATCCGTGAGAACGAGAATCTGGTCGAGAACTTCATCCGTATCACTCAGGAGGCCCGTGCTGCCATGTTCCGTAAGTACTGGCACCAGCCGGTTGATAAAACCCGCATGGTTTGCACACCTCAGACGGTTAACGCTTTTTATCATCCCCTCTTCAACAGCATCAACTTCCCTGCAGCCATCCTGCAACCACCATTCTTTGATGTAAATGCCGATTACGCCAGCAACTACGGTGCCATTGGTGTAGTAATGGGACACGAGATGACCCACGGATTTGACGATCAGGGTTGTCAGTTTGATAAGGATGGTAACCTGAAGAACTGGTGGACAGCTGACGATAAGACCAATTACGACCAGCGTACCAAGGTGATTGCCGACTGGTTTAGCGAGCAGGAGGCTGTGCCTGGTTTGAAGGTTAACGGACAGAAGACGCTTGGCGAGAACGTGAGCGATAACGGTGGTTTGAAGATTGCTTATCGTGCTTACGAGAACCGCATGAAGCAGGAGCCACTGAGCAATATCGAGGGCTTTACCCCTGCTCAGCGTTTCTATCTGGCCTATGCCCGTGTTTGGGCTTGCAACAGCACCCCTGAGTACACGGCCATGCTGGTTAATAGCGATGTGCACTCACCTGCCCGTATCCGTGTTATGGCTGCTCTGCCTATGATCGATACCTGGTACGATGCCTTCGGTATCAAGCAGGGCGACAAGATGTTTATCCCTAAGGAGAAACGTGCATTAGTATGGTAAAGAAATATGTTGCGGCAACTGCCCTGGCTCTTGTATGTACAACAAGCTGGGCGCAGGAGCCTCAGGACTCGATAGAATCTGTAGACAAGTATTTAAATCTGAAGGAGGTCGTCATTAAAGGCGGCCTCCCTCACACTCGCCTCAAGGGTAACGCTATGGTTACCCGTGTGGATGGTACGGCGCTGGCATCAGCAGGTACACTGGGCGACTTGCTGGTAAAAGTGCCAGGTATGACTGGTACCGACGAGGCACCTGAGGTTTTAGGTAAGGGTACACCTCTTATATATATAAACGGTCGCAAGATGCGCGACGACAGCGAACTGAAGCGCCTACGCAGCGAGGACATTCGCGATGTAGAGGTGATTAACAACCCAGGTGCCCAGTACGATGCGCAGATACGTGCCGTGGTGCGTATCAGAACCAAGAAGCTGAAGGGCGAGGGTCTGGGACTGAATGCGACACTCTCGAACGAACGCGACCTGCGTTACGATTTCGACCGTCCACAGGTAAAGCTGGGGGCCAACTACCGCAAGGATGGGGTAGATGTGTTCGGACAGGTATATTTCTACCATCAGGACTATCGCCAATACAGTACGATAGAGGATAAGACCATGACTGACGTGAAGACATTTTATCAGCATGGCCCTTACACCATGACGTGGAAGTACAACCAGCTGAACTATAGCGCTGGTGTGAACTGGCAGTTGAACGAGAACCACTCGATGGGTGCGCGAATAGACCTGACACACCGCCCCAAAAGCGGTACCAACCAGGTGATTTACGATGAGGATGTGATAGAGAATGATGTGAAGATAGACCATCTGTACTCGCACCAGACCAGCAAAGAAAGCAAACCTCTGGGTATACTCACCAATACCTATTACAATGGTAAGGTGGGTAAGTTAGGTATCGACTTTAACTTCGACTTTATGAAGGGCGGCACCGATACCAATCGCGAGAATGTGGAGCTGAGCCAGATACAGAACGACTATGTGCTCAGTAAGTCGGGTACCAACAGCCATCTGTATGCTGCCAAGCTGGTGCTGTCGTACCCTATCTGGAAGGGTTCGTTGGATGCAGGAACCGAGATGAGTTTTGTGAAACGTAATAACACCTACTGGATTGACAAGGCTACCATTGCCAATACCGATGCCGACATTAAGGAGAATAACATTGCGGCCTTTGCCGAGTATGGTTGCGACTTTGGTAAATGGGGACAGGCCAGTGCCGGTTTGCGCTACGAGCATACGCTGTTGGATTACGACGATGCCAGTAACAACGACTATCTGCACCGTTCGATGGACGAGTGGTTCCCCACAGCATCGTATGCAGTAACGTTAGGCAAGATTCAGGCGGGTCTCTCATACAGTTTGAAGACCGAGCGCCCCAGCTTTTTTGCCATGAACGATGCCGTAACCTACATCAGTCGCTACACCCTGCAGGCTGGAAACTCGCAGTTGAAGAACGAACGTATCCGCGACCTGACGCTGAATCTGGCCTGGAAGTGGATTAACCTCTCGGCCTCGTACGAGCACACCAATAACGCCATTATCCAGTGGACGGAAATCAATACCGCCCAGAAGGATGCCACACTTGTAAAGCATCGTAATCTGGATAAGCCCATCAAGACGCTGAGCGCCTATCTGTCGCTCACACCACATGTGGGCATCTGGTCGCTCAATGCTACGTTGGGTGTTGAGAAGCAGGATTTGTATCTGGATGTAGAGGGGCCGCACAACCACCAGTATCGTGTGTATTGCAACAAGCCCACTTACACCGTAAACGCCTTTAATACGTTTGCACTCAAACATGGCTGGCAGTTTGATGCCAACGTGATGTTCCATTCAAATGGTAACTCGTATATTTTCTACAACGACACCTACAGTCTGCGTTTGGGATTGATTGTACAGAAGAGTTTCCTGAAGGACCGCTCGCTCATTGCCCGTGTGGGTGTGCTCGACTGCTTGCAGCGCCATCATGTGAACGAGGTGTGCGATTTGGGTTACAACTGGTTCAAACAAACCAACCGTTACTCAACCCATAAGTTGGTAACAACGCTCATCTATCGCTTTAATGCCACCCGCAGTAAGTACAAGGGTACAGGTGCTGGTAGGGACGTACAGGCCCGTATGGGATCATAATAGGTCCTTGATGGCA is a genomic window of Xylanibacter ruminicola 23 containing:
- a CDS encoding LiaF domain-containing protein; translated protein: MKPRTIIGLVLVVGGLVKLATIWGLIHWEWFETMSEGPWCMYFSIFVIMWVGAHLIVDSYRRDPDQWLQRPLPIGEDGKRICCCVHYGGDEYIFRGEPFHGARLDAFCGGLRMDLREAVITEDEEIDIHTFCGGVELFVPAHVNVLVKSRSFIGGVGNSTVHVPDKDAPCLHIVASNFFGGVDVKN
- a CDS encoding M13 family metallopeptidase; this encodes MKKMFFAVAMALVSLASSAQDLKANMDPSVKPGDDFWLYAVGGWLKANPLDKQHAENGAFTDLEELNNDRIKELIMKYAEKQMPQGTDGQKIGALYRLYMDSVSRNKMGYEPIKPYLKQVREVKTREELLKLMCDFDAKGFNTAPFGIGLSLNPFNSSEYMIGGGHGGASLPQEYYANPNEQQKKTVEAKKALFKDFFKMVGYSEKEAQKKMEAEWAIEHAIGIKTLNQVESRNPMATIHIMPWQQLLNDFKGIDWEGYRDALGMPKDIDQVNISQLEPLHEVEKIMANTSLDDLKSYVELQIIRSYSGFLSDAFEDRAFEAQKAISGVQEQQPRWKRAVATISGSLGETIGKLYVQEYFPESSKQRVVRLVKDLQQAFEDRLNENTWMSDSTKAKALEKLHAMHINVGYPDKWEDMEKFVDIRENENLVENFIRITQEARAAMFRKYWHQPVDKTRMVCTPQTVNAFYHPLFNSINFPAAILQPPFFDVNADYASNYGAIGVVMGHEMTHGFDDQGCQFDKDGNLKNWWTADDKTNYDQRTKVIADWFSEQEAVPGLKVNGQKTLGENVSDNGGLKIAYRAYENRMKQEPLSNIEGFTPAQRFYLAYARVWACNSTPEYTAMLVNSDVHSPARIRVMAALPMIDTWYDAFGIKQGDKMFIPKEKRALVW
- a CDS encoding outer membrane beta-barrel family protein; the encoded protein is MVKKYVAATALALVCTTSWAQEPQDSIESVDKYLNLKEVVIKGGLPHTRLKGNAMVTRVDGTALASAGTLGDLLVKVPGMTGTDEAPEVLGKGTPLIYINGRKMRDDSELKRLRSEDIRDVEVINNPGAQYDAQIRAVVRIRTKKLKGEGLGLNATLSNERDLRYDFDRPQVKLGANYRKDGVDVFGQVYFYHQDYRQYSTIEDKTMTDVKTFYQHGPYTMTWKYNQLNYSAGVNWQLNENHSMGARIDLTHRPKSGTNQVIYDEDVIENDVKIDHLYSHQTSKESKPLGILTNTYYNGKVGKLGIDFNFDFMKGGTDTNRENVELSQIQNDYVLSKSGTNSHLYAAKLVLSYPIWKGSLDAGTEMSFVKRNNTYWIDKATIANTDADIKENNIAAFAEYGCDFGKWGQASAGLRYEHTLLDYDDASNNDYLHRSMDEWFPTASYAVTLGKIQAGLSYSLKTERPSFFAMNDAVTYISRYTLQAGNSQLKNERIRDLTLNLAWKWINLSASYEHTNNAIIQWTEINTAQKDATLVKHRNLDKPIKTLSAYLSLTPHVGIWSLNATLGVEKQDLYLDVEGPHNHQYRVYCNKPTYTVNAFNTFALKHGWQFDANVMFHSNGNSYIFYNDTYSLRLGLIVQKSFLKDRSLIARVGVLDCLQRHHVNEVCDLGYNWFKQTNRYSTHKLVTTLIYRFNATRSKYKGTGAGRDVQARMGS